The Deltaproteobacteria bacterium HGW-Deltaproteobacteria-18 sequence TGTCGCCGCGCCTGCTGTACAGGATGGCGATGGTCAGGAACTGACCCAGGAACTGCACGAAGATCTCGTCGGCATCGATATCGGCGCGGATTTCGCCTGCTGCCTGTCCCTGGCTGATGATTTTGGCCACTTCGGACTGATGTCGCTGGTGGTTTTTGAGCAGGCGCTCCCGCAGATGTGTCTCGTCGCTCCACAGGGCATCCGAAAGCACAAGGTTGGGCAGCGCGCGGTAGCGCTCGACAACGCTGATGTGCAGGTCGTAGCAGCGACGCAGCTTGATCAGGGCCGGGCCAGGTTCTTTGAGAGCCTGACGGATTCCTTCGCTCTTGACGTCGTCGAGCAGGTCCAGGACGCTGGACAGGATGTCGGCCTTGCCGCCCGGAAAGTGCTTGTAAAGGGCTGGTGCGGTCACGCCCACGGCGCGGGCCACATTGCGTGCGGTCAGTGCGCCGACACCCTGGTCGGC is a genomic window containing:
- a CDS encoding TetR/AcrR family transcriptional regulator — translated: MSKRLTTIIRREQIAEAALALVADQGVGALTARNVARAVGVTAPALYKHFPGGKADILSSVLDLLDDVKSEGIRQALKEPGPALIKLRRCYDLHISVVERYRALPNLVLSDALWSDETHLRERLLKNHQRHQSEVAKIISQGQAAGEIRADIDADEIFVQFLGQFLTIAILYSRRGDMIDPKTQAEANWKMFVRGVSP